In Phoenix dactylifera cultivar Barhee BC4 unplaced genomic scaffold, palm_55x_up_171113_PBpolish2nd_filt_p 000727F, whole genome shotgun sequence, a single genomic region encodes these proteins:
- the LOC103708194 gene encoding putative ripening-related protein 2 yields MESKREMMANFPLLPVTMVLVLALSSLHLATSHPYSEAYSISGHQPGKGKYTAEIYGATFTQVPGNQPTKCDNKYYSDDEKVVALSAEWFLGRCLKNIRIHSKTRSVVAKVVDECDSIHGGCPRDILRATPAVWKALKIPYEELGHALVTWSDE; encoded by the coding sequence AtggaaagcaaaagagagatgaTGGCCAACTTTCCTCTACTTCCAGTCACCATGGTGCTGGTTCTAGCTCTATCCAGTCTCCATTTAGCAACATCCCATCCCTATTCAGAAGCCTACAGCATCAGTGGGCACCAACCAGGCAAGGGAAAATACACTGCCGAGATCTACGGGGCCACCTTTACTCAGGTTCCAGGCAACCAACCCACCAAGTGCGACAACAAGTACTACAGTGATGATGAGAAGGTGGTGGCGCTCTCCGCTGAGTGGTTCCTTGGTCGCTGCCTCAAGAACATCAGGATCCATTCCAAGACGAGGTCAGTTGTAGCTAAAGTGGTCGACGAGTGCGATTCGATTCATGGTGGTTGTCCTCGTGACATCCTGCGGGCTACTCCGGCGGTGTGGAAGGCTTTGAAAATCCCCTATGAAGAGCTTGGACACGCTTTGGTTACGTGGTCTGATGAGTGA